The window TTACTAAgaactaatttttattttctttcttcttttttatgctAACTGAATGTTTAATTATGGAATCTGATTATATACTATACCAAATGATCTATGAGTAAAAAATAAGGTTGGTGTCTTCTTGAAAATGATCTTGAATGGTTAACAAAACAGGAGGTAGGTAGTTCTAAAACAATTGATCCATAATACAGAGTAGGTGGAATGCtctcagagaactgaaaaatgtttcaggtcaTGGAAGATTCCACATTTATATCATTtcagtatttaattttttctggAAATAGAGAAAATGAATTATGAATATCACATATGCAGGGAAAGTGCTAGTCAGTATATACTCCAGTGTTTGGTGCTAAGCAGAATATTTTAGGCAGCAAGTGCTGTTTATAAAGACACTTTCAGTAGCGTTTGTGGTTGTGTTATTAACCAAAGGTCCCAGATGCTTTGGATAATAATGCTTTTCTGTGTATCTCAACCAAAGATTTGCTAAGCAGTCACTTAATACAGATGGGCATGTTTCCAAGCCAATAAATgtagattaaaatattttatgacattACAGCACACATTCAGAAAAGTGAACAAAAGCGTAGTGCGTAGTTCAGTAGTTGATCACAAAGTAAGCATGTCCATGTAATCTCCACCTTGGTAAAGAACCCTTTGCAGTACTCAGGCAGGCCTCTATAATACCCATGGCAGCTTCCTTCTTACCAGGGAAAAGTGGTGGTTTTTTTTGGTCTAAGGTTATAATGTCTGTTTTTGAGTCTTATATAaatgaaatgtgtgtgtatgtttttttttaaagatttatttatttaattacaaagtcagatattcagagaggaggagagacagagaggaagatcttccgtccgatgattcactccccaagtgagcagcaacgggccgatgcgcaccaatccaaagctggaaacctggaacctcttcctggtctcccacgcaggtgcagggtcccaatgcattgggccgtcctcgactgctttcccaggccacaagcagggagctggatgggaagtggagctgccgggattagaaccggcgcccatatgggatcccggggctttcaaggcgaggactttagccactaggctacgccgccgggtccttgtgtgtatgttttaatcTGTCTTATTCAGCACCTGTTAGATTCATTCTCATTGTTAAAATATAcattatttgttcattcactatCATTGTTGTGTATGATTCCACTGCAAGAATAATATATACCCATTTTACTGTTGGTGGCCATTGGTGGTATTTTTAGTTTGGGGTTGTTATGACAAAGGTTGTAAAATGGTCATTAAGGATATTAAAAATGTCCAGTTTTATTGGTTATCAGGAGAATGCAAGTTAAAATCACAAGCTACAGAACATGCCTAATAAATGATATAAAATCAACCACTGACAATACCAAGAACTCTCAAAGATACAGAGCAGCAGTGACAGTGATCATAAGGTTGCAAATGAGTAAAATTGCTTACAGGAGAATATCCACTAAAGTTGACGCAACTCTTGCATTCTTAGGTAcataaacagcttttttttttttttttttttttttttttttttttttagaatttcttaAGTTTGTGATTTttagcttcattccatggtggtcagaAAACATACGTGGTGtggttttatttaaaagcaacaacaacaaatttttGCTGAAGCTCTCTTTATGGTCAGCATATCGTCTATCCTAGAGTAAGTTCcatccatgcactgatgaaaagaatTCTGTAACTGtgaatgaaatgttctgtagataACAGATACATTTGGTTCATAGTATGGAttagttctgttgtttctgtgttgattttctgtctagttgatctgttcattgatgcAAGTGGACTGTTGAATTCCTCCATTATTATTGTGGTGTCTATGTTTCATTTTAGATCCATTAACCTTTGTTTTAAATAGCCAGACACTCTGACTTTGGGGCATATACATTTACTATATTCATTATCTTCCTGTTGCACTGATCTGTTAATCATTATATGATGttctttgttttaataaaaattttgttGAAGTCTATTTTATCTTAGATTAGCTAcccatttgttttttcttccattgttttggaatattttttccattcttttaccTTCAGTCTTGTTAGTGAAATGTGTTTCTTGAAGGCAGCAAAAAAAAAGTGCCCCCCCTTCTTTTAAACTATTAATCCATTGTGTATATTTTGATTGGAGAGTTTGGCTCATTTATCTTCAAGGTTATTATTGAAAGATAGTGACTTGCTCCTACCCTTTCTTATAAATATTCAtattgtttgttttagatttccTTTGTAATTTAGCATGGAGATTTTCTACCTTCAAATTCTTTCCTTATAGTGGTTATCATCCTCTATGTATAGCAGATGCTTAACCATCTTTCTTAAGACTGGATGGGTGGTGACAAacactttaaatttttgttttgaaagtttctgatttcttttttatccttAAGTGAGAGCTTTGCTGGCTACAATTTTCTTGGTTGGAAGTTTCTTTGTTTTAGATCCTGGACAATGTCTCTCCATTTAAACCTAATGCCTTCATATTTATGTACTTTTGAGAGCCAGGTGTTAAAAATTTAGTGACAGTGATATCTATGTCTCTGTGTTACAACATAATGTTGACTAACTAGACTTTTCTGATGAAACCAGCAGGAATGGTACATAATCTAATCTGGGCTCCAAAAATGAGTTTTatcataaaatggaaatgtcataCTGGGTCTTTCATTCAGTACCACTCTCGGTACTTAAAATAAGTcagatttggggatttttttttgccctttaatattctttctctttttgttcaaCACTTCTGTTCACACACCAACCAATTATTACCCAGTCTTATATCCTAATAATACCTTATGAAACAAGACACAAAGTCAACCCATCATTATCACAGTCATTCAATGCATTACAAGTAATGTTTTCACCTACTGCTTTCTCACTGTACCATGGGTTTCACTGCAACATTGACTTAACTGCCCAACAAATAAGCACTCCATAAAGTTTTCTTAAAATAGCATGCTATTTCAAGTGATATATTTCTACTTTAGTTCAGGTTACATTATATACTATAgttgttaaatttaaaaattattcttttagcATAATAGAAGATAATCTCACAGTATATCTCAAAAGAATGTCTGCTTTGCAGATAGTTCTTGATCAAATGGTTATCGGGGATTAAGGTTCTTTCTCGCATGCACCGCCACCCCTTCAACCTCCATGTTATCCAGGAAATATCTAACACCTTGTAACAGGTTTACAAAATAGCTTCATgataatctttattatttttaaaaataaaataagtaaatatttgaatCAGAGCTGGTGGAGGTGTAATGATTAGGCATGGAAGTTTTACCTGCCACGCCACAGTGACAGACctggaaaatttattatttatgataatatataaaaacattttataatataCTATTGCATTGTTACAAATCATACATCATTACATAGAATATAATGTTTCTTATATTTGTGAATGCATAATACATTGTTGCATATTGTATAATATGCACtatgtgtttgtgttttgatgttttgaaATGTGATTGGGAAAGTCATCATTACATTTCAATTGGCCATATATACTTtagtatgaaataatttttttctccaaaataaatCATGTCTCATTGAAGCATTtctttccatctgtataaacagcaataaaagtgtaattttaattaatttgacCATAAttgaaataatagaaaaagaattTCTCTTTGGAAACAactcctttattttttcttgtatttttgtaTGATCATCATTATATTTAGTCTCTATTAAAATTCAAGTCTTACAGTGTATATCAAACATATTAAGAGTTGTGCTCTGTTGTGGTTATGGCTCAGTAGTTAAGATTCTTTTTGGGACAATTGTATTCAACATGAAAGTCCCTGGGTTTtagtcctgactccacttccaacACCTGATCCCTGGTTCAATGCATCTTgagagcagcaagtgatggcttaagtacttgagcccctgaaaTGCACATGGAATACCccatactgaattttagaccttcGATTTAACAAACTTCTGGACAGTGCTGACATTTGGGAGTAACCAGCATTCAGAGATCTGTTTGTCTCTGTagttctttccccctctctctccttttattcttcttcaagacaaataaaacaaaaaatatttttaatgctgttttaTGTATAAATCAGTGGCTATactcaaatgagaaaataatcacttttattaaactttgttaaattttggtAACATATAATAAGCAAATATgcgaatatattttcatttaaaacaacCAAGGGGTGTTTGACATAGCAGTAAATTCATCAGTTATAATACCATCATCACAGATGGCAGTGCGTGGGTTTCATACCTGCTTtgactcctcactccagcttcctgctaatgcaatccCTAGGGAGTAGCAGGGATGGCACAAGTGTTCGAGTTTCTACaaaacacatgggaaacccagattaagTGCCTGGTATACAGCTACCACACTCAAAATCCTGAGTGCTATAGTaatttagagagtgaaacagaagaggaaATTCCCTCTCTGTTGACTGCCTCCCTGGTCCAGCCTCACTTTCCTTCCACGTCTCACCTTCActgctctctgcttttccagtcacCATCTCCCCTATCCCTTTACCACTATTTCCTTTTGGCACCACCATCTATACCAGCTTCCACCTCTCTGTCAGAAACATGAATTAATTTCTTAGATAAGCAATATAACTATGGAAAATGACTTCTCAACACATCAAACTCCATAACCTGGATAAACAGTTTCTCACATTAGCATATTCCAAAGAACTTctaaaattcaaggaaaatgtaTGTTCTAAAACATACAACATGCATATAAAAATTACAAAGTATTCTACTTTTCATTCACGATTTTGTGATTCTATCATCCCTTGTGGTTCTTCCATGTTTCCATGAACAAGATTTATCTCGCTCTCATGTTGCCTTATGCTACAGCTAAAatcgcacacgcacacacaaactcTTGCTCAGAACTCTTAAATTTATTCAGAAGCAAAACCGTTAGACATAAACAGGACAGAACAGTGAATGTATGATGCGTGACAGGTGCAAATGTAGAGTGTGAAATCATACCAACTTTCAATGAATAGCAGTAACATTAGAAAACTAGCACAGGGAGATAACAGAAAATTACTCATACAATGCAGGGAAAAAACCCAAAGATATACATTTTGTTGCCTGCTGCCTGTACTAATTTTACCCCTTGCAGCTCTGACTACCCCTCTGAAGCCAAGGGAAACTTGTTCCTCAGACCTTCTTAGATGTGAGAGTATCTGTGTGGCATGGCCTGAGAACCTGCCTCGGCCCTGGCTGCAGTGGAAGGCCACCCTACAGCACAGAGCTCTGCCCTCTCCTGCTGATCTCTCAAAGCCTCTTCATAGAGAACAGGGAAGCAGTAAGGGGCCGTGTCATTGATCTTGGCCAACATTTCCAGGACCTCCATTTTGCTAGTTTCAGCATAGGCTTTGGGACCCCAGAGAAATTCATAGGCTGGAGGCCTGCGATGGGGCACCTGACGGTACTCCAGGTACTGTTCCTCCACCAAATCTTGGGTGAGGAACTTCCTGGGCTCTCCATAGATCGGGTGATTCCTTCCAGCATAAACACCCATGGAACTCAGGAATTGCCACATCTCCTCCTCAGAGGCACGGCTGCCCTTCATAAAGATCACAGCCAGGAGTGTCATCACAAGACCTGTCTTGGGCAAGCTCCTCTCTCCAGTCAGACTGTCCTCACTGGAGAGGCTTAGCTTGTTGACAAGGATATAGGAGCGGTTGCTGGGGTCAACTTCCTCCAAATCCAGCCCATAGACCAGCTCAACACGCACAGAGCTTCTCCTGAGGATCTCAGGGAAGTGCTTCTTATACTTCTTGCTGATAACATTCAGCATGTCTGCATGAGTAAAGGGCTGTCGGTTGATAAACTTCTCCAGGAGGAACTTCACCAACTGACTGGCCTTACTATTGAGAGGATCTCGCAGGAAGACCTCAGAACCTGCCTCATCTGAGAGCCCGGCCCTTGCCCCTTGTTCCTCATCTGCATCAGAATTTGGATCGGTACCACGTGACCAGGGAGTGCCAAGAGGTCTCCCTCTCAGAGACCCCTGAGGAGCATGGGCTGCAGGGGAGCTTGGGAGAGCACCCACAAAATCAGGAGACAAGTGGTGGGACCATTCCCCCTGCTGCACCCCCTCAGGGGCCTGGGCATCTGCGGGATCCTGGGTCGGGTTGCTGGTCTTTTGGTGCTTCTTGTGAGTGCGGCGCTTGCCCTTGTTTCCTTGAGGCATGATGATGGCAGTCAGCCACAGCAGGAGGCAGTACAGCTGGCGAGGTGCACACCTGGGTTTGGGGAAAAATGACATCATGTTGGCCCTGTGGTCAGGGAGAGCTCTGTGGGCTTCACCCGAGGATGCTTCAGTGGATTGCAGTCACAGCAGGGCTCTAGTGACACGTGGGGTTTCTGTCACCATGGCCAGCAGGTCTCTTGCAATCTGTATCCCAAGATGGAGACTTAAAATACACCTTCAGAGTCTAGTCACCACTTCATTGGGGTCGCAGCTGGACCTCAGAGTAGGACCCTGGATTAAGGAGATACTCTGGTGTCATTCCCTATTCTAGAGCCTTTCTCAACTGCTGGTAAGAACCAGAAACCCCGTTCCACCTGCTGTGACAGTAGTGAGTGAGAAGGGGTCTGCCTTGCCACCCCTGGACACTCTGAGGCTATTTCTGTGCTGACTCTTTGGCATTCTTCAGTTCAGTGTCGAGTCTGTCAAGTATCCCCCAGTGGGAAGTGCCCAGTATTGGCTGACTGGAGCCTTTACATTCACAGACAATCTCTCATGTCACAGGTTGTTAGCTGCAGGAATCAGGGGAGCCTCAGCACAATACACCTGCCCAAGATTATGCGCCATGGCTGAGATCAGGGGCAGGTCAGGCGGAAGTCTTTCAGGAGTAGATACTTATTTGGACTTCAGTCACCTTCCTCCCTCTGAGCATGACTAGACCTTGGTGTCACCTTGAGATCTCTCCAGTTGTGTGAAAGTGAGAACTTACCCAGCAGGTAGCCACGGGAATACACTGTGGACTTCTCTGGCCTCACTGGCCTGGATACTCcaaactgaaaaatgaaacagcaggttATGGTCTTCCAGGTTCTGACTGACTTCTGCAGGGTGCCAGATTCTTTTTCATGCCGGTATGGTGTCCTTTACACTCATGAGTCCCTGTCCCTGACTCTTTGGAAGATAACGTGAAGGAGCTTCTAAGTCCTCCAAAACAGCAGGACCCCAACACCCCACCCCAATCTCAGGGTGCAGATCTTTGGGAAGCCTCTCAACCCCTCAGCCATACCCCACAGGACAACCTCAGGGCCTAGGTCTTTATGACCACCATGCAGCCCCCACCATTTACTATGTCTCAAACTCAGCATTGCAGGTCTTTAACACCACGGTCCAACCCAGCTCTCATGGAGTCCCAATCTCAGGGCCACAGGTTTTTGTGCTCCCATTCCACCCGCAGACTGTCAGAGGGTACCCTGTCCTCCCTAGACCCTCCCGTGGTACCCTTCTTAGGGCACGGTAATTGTCCCCCGTTCACCCTCTCAGCTCTTCCAGCGTACAGACCTCAGGGCCCAGGTTTTGTCCCCCAGTAGCCTGGGCCATACAGTGGTTCCAATAACAGCCGCAGATCTTTGTGCCCTGTTCCCCCTGACACCAGCCCTCCCAGGCAGCCAAATCAGGGTGTAGGCCTTGGGCCCTGTCCACCCATACAGCACACACAGGGTACCAATCTCAAGGTGCAGTTCTTTGTGCCCCGTCCACCTTTTGGCTCTCCCTGGGTATAGATTTCAGGGTTCAAGTCTTTATCCCCCGTCCACTCCACCCCACCAGCTCGCCCTCGATGTCAACCTCGGGGCACAGCTGTTGGCCCCATATCCATCCCCACAGCTCTCCTGAGGCACCAATCTCAGGCCTCAGGGCTTCATCACACattcacccccaccccccagatcACCCAGGGTACCAATATCACGTGCAGGTGTTGGTCTCCTACCCAACCCCACAGCTCTCACAGGTTAACAATCTTAGGGAACCAGTCGTTGCCCCCGTTAAAGCCCCAGTGCTAACAATGTTGCCATTTCAGGCTGCAGGTTTTGTTCACCCATCATTGCCTCAGCTCTTCTGGGTTACTGATCTCAGGGTACAGGTCTTTGTCCCCCACAGCTGTCCCAGGAAACTAATGTCAGGGCAAAGCTATCCAGGGCCGCACCTCTTCTGGGGTACTGATGACAGGGTACATGTATTTGTCCCCCATACCCACCCAACCACAGCTCTCCCAGGGTACCAATCTCAGTGTGAAGGTCTTGGCCCCTGGCCACCCCTGCAGGTCCCTCAGGGTACCGGGGGTACTTATTTCTGGCCCCAGGTCTTTGTGCTCATCTAAACAGAGCTCTCCCGGGGTCCTGATCTCAGGACACAGGTATTTGTCCCCAAACCCCACCTAATCCCGGGGTACCTGCCGCCCCTTCAGCTCCGAGGCTGaatcttcctgctctcccaaccTGCCCTGTGGTGAGTCAGGGCCACAGATCATCTACATGTCCCAATCCCCTGGACTCCCTGCCTTACGTCACAAGGTCTGTGACGTCCCTTGCTGACCCTGCCCACGGCCACTGGGTAAAGCCTTTGTTCACAGGGAGCCCACGGCTGAGGGGATGGGTACTTTGGGCCTCGGTGGCAGGTCGGGGTCTCTGAGAATGACGCCAGGAGGACGTGGTCTCCATCTCCACCTATCCCTCCCCCTTTAGAGCCAGGACATAGTGGGTTTTCAGGGTTTGTCCTCACACTGAGGTCAGGTTACCAGAAGA is drawn from Ochotona princeps isolate mOchPri1 chromosome X, mOchPri1.hap1, whole genome shotgun sequence and contains these coding sequences:
- the LOC101527066 gene encoding melanoma-associated antigen B4-like; translation: MPQGNKGKRRTHKKHQKTSNPTQDPADAQAPEGVQQGEWSHHLSPDFVGALPSSPAAHAPQGSLRGRPLGTPWSRGTDPNSDADEEQGARAGLSDEAGSEVFLRDPLNSKASQLVKFLLEKFINRQPFTHADMLNVISKKYKKHFPEILRRSSVRVELVYGLDLEEVDPSNRSYILVNKLSLSSEDSLTGERSLPKTGLVMTLLAVIFMKGSRASEEEMWQFLSSMGVYAGRNHPIYGEPRKFLTQDLVEEQYLEYRQVPHRRPPAYEFLWGPKAYAETSKMEVLEMLAKINDTAPYCFPVLYEEALRDQQERAELCAVGWPSTAARAEAGSQAMPHRYSHI